From the Devosia sp. FJ2-5-3 genome, the window ACAGCGATCTTTCTGGTATCGAAGAAACTGGCGCAGTGGTAATGCCGGGGCGATATTCCCGCAACAGTCCAGATGCCGCACATGACCCAGCGTAATCGCAAATTGATCGGTGCATTCCTGGTGGTCGGCTCGATCGCGGCATGGTCGGTGCTGGCCACGTCGATCTATCTTGCCCTGCCCGAAGGCCTCCCCGGGCTCGTGCTGATCATCTATTTCATCATCGCCGGCATGGGTTGGCTGTTTCCGGCCATGGCCCTCGTGCGATGGATGGCGCGGCCCGACGACACCGCGCGAATTGACTGAATTGGCGGGAGTGGCCCCAGGGCACGCGCCCTACCCCATCAGCCGCCCCATCTGCGTGAACAACCCGCCGCTGGCGAAAATATCGACATAACGCCGCTTCTGGAAAAGCCCGTTGAGCGAAATGCGCGGCAGGGCCGTGCGGCTTTGCAAGTGATGCTGATATAGGCCGCCCGGCCGGGTCGTGACCGCAGTACGGAACCCCAGCTCCGCCGCCAGCGCGAACTCGCGTGGCCCGCAGGATAGCGGCCCGCCCAGCGGATAGGAAAAGTGCTCCGGCCGCTTGCCCAGCTGGGCCTGGAGAATGTCGGCCGACAGCGCCATTTCCTGTCGGGCCTCCTGGGGCGGCAGCTTGGCCAGTTCGTAGTGGTGGACGGTGTGAGCGCCGATGGTGCAGAGCGGATCGCGCGCGAACACGCCGAGCGCGTCCCAGTCCATGATCAAGTCCCGACATTGCCGATCCAGATCATAGCCATAGTTCTCGGCAAACTCGGCGAGGAGATCCCGCCGCTCCGCCTCTGGCAGTTTTCGCATGCGCCAGTAGAGCCGGTCGAACGCCTCGGTCTTCTGGGCGGCACTGCGCGTTTCGACATAGTCCGTCTCTCCATCTTCGGAGAAGGCGATCGCGTCCTGGCGCGCGATGATGTCCTCGATGGCCTGCCACCACAATTGCCCGACGCCATCGACGAAGGCCGTGGGCACATAAAGCGTGAACGGGGCCTCGTGCCGGCGCAGGATGGGCAGAGCATGGACGAGATTGTCGCGATAGGCATCGTCGAAGGTCAGGACGACGAATTTTCGTCCGGGCACAGTCGCTTCAAGACGCTCCATGGCTTCGTCGAGGCTGACGATATCCATGTCCAATGCCCGGATGCGCTCGATGATATAGTCGAGAAATTCCGGCTCCACCTGCAGAATGGCATTGGGCGAAAAGGCGGCGGGCTTTTCCGGCAGGACGCGATGCAGCGTCAGAATCACGCCGCGCGATGCGGAAAGAGCACGGGAAAACTGCGGCAGGCGCGCGAGCCACATGGCTTCGAACGCGGCCCGGATGACGGCATATTTCAACGACATGACGCCCCGGCCAATTACGCTGCGACCAGATCTGCCAGGGCGGCGATTTCCACTTTGGGCAGGCCCGCATCGAGCAATTGCCGGCGAATGTCGTTAGCCTCGTCGGTTTCCTCGAAGCTGGTTGCCACCAGCACGACGCGCCCGCCCAGATCGGCAAAGAGCGGCAGGCTGGAGCGCCCGGCAATGCGGCCGGTCAACACCACCACGACCTCGTAGATGTCGCCCAGCGCCTCAACCAGGGTGATCGGGCGCGCCGAGCTGCGGTCGATGGCATCGCCCTGCCCCCAGGCGATTTCGGCGAAACTGCTGGAAGCCGATTTCTGCACGACATCGCCAAAGCTCACGCCTCCCGCGCTGAGATCGGAGAGCCCCGGAACAGGACCAATTCGGCCGCTTCCGGCATCGACAAGGGCCACGCTGAGGCCCTTGGACAGGGCATCATTGATCAGCTCGCGCGCCAGTCTTTCGCTGGGAAAGTCACGTCCGTAATCGGCGAGCAGAAGAAGATGAGTCCGGCCCAGGACGAGATCGGCCGCGAGATCTGCATAGCGCACCAGCCCGGGCACAGGGCGCGGCGTGGCTGGCGGCGGAGAATTCTCCACCTCCGGTGGCGCAGCACGTTCGCGCCGTTCCGACAGTTCCTTGAACAGGGCACGCGTATCGCTCGAGGCGATGTCCGCTACTTCGCTGCCGTCGCGGGACAGCAGCGTTGCAGGTCCTGGCTGCACATCCGGCGTTTTCGGCGCTTCTTCGGCGCCTGCCTCGGCCTCGACGTCGTCGCGTTCTTTTGCAGGCTCTGACCGCCGGGCGCGCGGCTCGGAAGGCGTGGGATCGAAAAGCTGGACGGGGCGGAGGGCGCGACCGGACATCAGTTCGCCGAAGATGACGCCTCCCACCTGCCCTGCCAGGGCGACGAGGCCCACGGCCGCAAGGATTAGTGCCGTCTTGGGCGAGGCCGGAACCACGGATGGCGCGGCCTCGGTGACGACACGCACATCGGGGAGTGTCGAATTGGCATCGACGCGCGAAGACGCTTCGTTGTAGCGCAGCAGATAGGCCTCGAGCAGATCGCGCTGCGCCTTGGCCTCGCGCTCCAGGCCGTCGAGGGCCACCGTGTCGCGCGTGGCCGTCGAAGCTGTCTGCTTGAGCCGATCGAGATCGGCCCCCAGGGTTGTTTCGAGATTGCCTTCGACCCGTCCCTCGGCCTCAAGGGTCTCGGCCACCCTCGTGCCCTCCTGGCGGATCTGGGCCTCGAGCTCACGGAGCTGGGAATCGATGGCGCGGATGGTGGGATGATTGGGCAGGAGCGTCGCCGAACGCTGGGCGCGCTCGCCCTGCAGACGGGCCTTTTCCTGGCTCAACTGCTGAATGACGACCGAGCTGCGCACATCGGTCACGCCGTCGATGGGCTGGCCCCGAGCGAGCAGTTCGCGGATCATCGCCGCACGACCCACTGCCGCATTCCTGCGCTCCTGGGCCGTGGCGATCTGGGCAGAGATGGTGGTCAGCTGCTGGTCGAGCAGGCTGGTATTGTTGGCGCCGACATAGAGGTCATTGTCGACCTTGAACTGGGCAACGGCGGTCTCTGCCTGCTCCACCGAAATCCGGAGCCGGGCGATTTCCTCGTTCAGCCAGCCTGAGGCATCGGCGGTGTCGGACAGCGACAATTGCGCCCGGCGCACCACATGGGCGCGCGCCACCGCATTGGCGATGTCGGCCGCCAGCTGGGGGTCGGTCGACCGCAACAGCACGGTGATGATGCGCGAATCCCGCTCCTGCACCACCGTCATGCGATCATAAAGCGTGTTGAGCACCGTCTCGTCGATGCTGACCGGGCGGTTGCTGCGGCCGATCAATTGCATCAGCACGCCCATCGGCGAAAATCCCGATTGCGAGCCGTTGAATTCAGGCTTGGACCGCAGATCGAGTTCGTCGATGACGCGCAGCAGCGTATCGCGGGATTTGAGGAGTTCGATCTGGCTCGAAACCACGCCGGTGTCGGCGCCTCCGGCCGTCGGCGCCAGCTCGTTCGAGGCCCGCGCGAAGGCGTTGGAGCGTGGTTCCACCAATATCGACGCGGACGATTCATAAAGCTTGGGCATGAACATGAGCACGACAAAAGTCGCCACCAGCAGACCCAGAGTAATCAGGATAATGCGAGGCAGTTTCCGCGCCAGCGCACCCATCACCGCTGCAATGTCAATCCGCGCATCGCGCAAGGTGGGCGCATCCAGAGTCATGTGGGCTCCTCATCGTGACCTGACTTATCCCCCTGCGTGGTCAACATTAAGTTAATCAAGACCGCAAAACGGGCGATATTGAAACGACATAAGGGAAATCTTAACCATGACGATCAACACTGTGGCCAACTCGAACGCGCGGGATTCCCAATGCGCTGGCTGCCCTTTCTTGCTTTGACATTGCTGATGCCCCTGGCGGCGTGCTCGACCACGTCGACGCTGCCATCGACCTATCTGGTCGACACCAAGGGCGCCTATACACTCGATACAGGCGACGTGGTGCGCGTGTCCGTCTATGGCGATGCGGAGCTGACCAATACCTACCGCATCAATGATAGCGGCGCGATCGCCTTCCCGCTGGTCGGGTCGGTGCAGGTGCGCGGCCAGACAACCGGCGTTGCCGCCTCGCGCATTGCCGGGGCGCTGGCCAATGGCTTCATGCGCAACCCCAATGTCGCCGTCGAGGTGGCCGAATATCGTCCCTTCTTCATCCAGGGCGAAGTGCGGACTTCCGGCCAGTTTCCCTATGTCTATGGCATGACGGCGCGCTCTGCGATCAGCACGGCCGGCGGCTTCAACGAAACGGCAGACCGCACCAAGGTCACCGTCTATCGCCGCCAGGGCAGTGAAATGGTCAAGGGCAATGTCGAGCTCGATTTCCCCCTCTCGCCCGGCGACACAATCGTCGTGAACGAGCGCTGGTTCTAGAACCCTTGGGCGACCCTCAGCGCGGAAAACTGCGTATCCTCCAGATCATGCGCGCCCCGGTGGGCGGGCTTTTTCGCCACGTCGCCGATCTGACGCGCGCCCTAGACGGCATGGGCCATGAGGTTGGCCTCGTCGTCGATAGCCTCGCCGGCGACGCCCAGACCGACACCCGCCTCGCCGCGCTGGCGCCCCATGCAAAACTCGGCGTCCACAGGCTGCCGATGCCGCGGGTCCTCGGCGGCGGCGATCTCACCACGCCGCTGGCCGTACGCCGGCTGGCGCGAAAGCTCGATATCCACATTCTTCACGGCCACGGCGCCAAGGGCGGCTTTTACGCCCGCCTCGCCCGCATCGGAAACTCGCGTGCCCGCGCCCTTTATACCCCGCATGGCGGCGTGCTGCATTTTTCTGCCCAATCCACCTCGGGCCGCCTGTTCCACCGGCTCGAACGCTGGTTGATGCCGCAAACGGCAGCGATCATTTTCGAGAGCGCGTTTGCGCGGACCACCTATTCGCGCCTCATCGGTCCCCCGACCTGTCCCGTCGCGGTGATCCATAACGGGCTTTCGCCGGACGAATTCGTACCGGTCGAAACCGCGCCGGATGCGGACGATTTCGTCTTTGTCGGTGAATTGCGCGAGCTCAAGGGCATTTTCCCGCTCGTCGAGGCGATGACCGGCGTGACGCGGCCGGATGGAAGCCCCGCTACGCTGGTCATGGCCGGGGACGGCCCCGACCGCGCGACGCTCGCAGCCAGACTGGCCGAACTGGGCCTCGCGCCCCGGGTAAAACTCGTCGGCGCGCAGCCCGCCCGCCCCATGTTCGCGCGCGGCAAGATTGTCGTCGTCCCCTCGCTGGCGGAGTCCCTGCCCTATATCGTGCTCGAAGCGGCTGCCGCGCAAAAACCCGTCATCGCCACCAATGTCGGGGGCATTCCCGAGATATTTGCCGGCGAAACCGACGGCCTCCTGCCCCCCGGCGATGCACAGGCGCTGGCCCGCGCCATGCAGGAGGCGCTCGATGCGCCTCACCCGGCTCACGAGCGAATGATGCGCCGGCTGGCACGTATAGAGACCCATTTCGCCGTCGGGCCCATGGCCACCGCGATCGAGGTGCTTTATCGGGCAGCGCTGGCGCAATCCTAGCGAGTGATTTCACCGAGTATAAAGGACTGTCGCGCAATATAACGGCCTAGTGTATGAGTACCGGTGGCCAGAATGTTTCGTGTCGACCCCAAGCAGGCCATCACAGGTCATGCCTCGCGCGAGGCCAATCCCGACACCCCGCTCTCCCCTCCAGCCGAAGACATCATAGCCCGGCCGGTTGAGCGCACCTATTCGGGCAATGTCATTTCGGGCGTCGCCCAAGTGGTGGAAGCCGCGCTGCTGATCGCGCTGGGCCTGGGGATCCAGGCGGCCTATGTGCCTCCGGGCGAGGAAACGCTCTACGCCATCCTCATTATCGGCGCGGCGCTCCTGACCAATATCGGGCTCAATGCCCTGCGCAGCCATCGCGTCCCGGCCTATCGCCAGATCATCGGCCAAGTCGGGCGGGTTCTCGCCGTCTGGGCCTCGGTGGTGGTCATTCTCACCGCCGTCATTTTCTTCCTCAAGGCGGGCGAAATGGTGTCGCGCGTCTGGCTGATGACGTGGTTCGTCGCCGGCGCCGCCCTGCTCATCTGCTATCGGCTGCTGCTGCGTACATTGGTGCAGCGCTGGACCCACCAGGGCCGGCTGAAGCGCCGCACAGTCATCGTCGGCGGGGGCAAGGATGCCGAAGTCCTGATCGAGCAGATCAACGCCGGCGCCGACAAGGATATCAATCTCCTCGGCCTTTTCGACGACCGCATCGACGAGCGCTCTCCCGATGAAGTGGCCGGCTATCACAAGCTGGGCAAGGTCTCGAGCCTCATCGAATTCGCGCGCCGCACGCCGGTCGATCTCGTCATCGTCTCCATGCCGCTCTCGGCCGAAAAGCGCGTGCTCGACATGCTCACCCAGCTCTGGGTGCTGCCCGTCGACATCCGCCTCTCGGCGCATATGAGCAAGCTCAAATTCACCGACAAGGCCTATTCCTATATCGGTGGCGTGGCCGTGCTCGACATGGCCGACCGCCCGATTTCGGACTGGAACCTCGTGTTCAAATGGGTGTTCGACAAGGTCGTCGCCATCACCGCGCTCACCCTGCTGTCGCCGGTGATGATCGCCGCCGCCATCGCCATCAAGCTCGAAAGCAAGGGCCCGGTCTTTTTCGTGCAGAAACGGCACGGCTTTAACAACCAGCTGATCAACATCTACAAATTCCGCTCGATGCGGACCGATATGCTGGACGCAAGTGCCGCCAAGCTGGTGACCCGGGACGATCCGCGCGTCACCCGCGTCGGCAAATTCATCCGGAAAACCTCGATCGACGAGCTGCCGCAGCTGTTCAACGTGCTCAAGGGCGAGTTGTCCATCGTCGGCCCGCGTCCCCACGCCCTGCAGGCCAAGGCCGACAACCAGCTCTATTACGACGCCGTCGAAGGCTATTTCGCCCGGCATCGCGTCAAGCCGGGCATGACCGGCTGGGCCCAGATCAATGGCTGGCGCGGCGAAACCGACACGATCGACAAGATCATGCAGCGCGTGAACCACGACCTCTATTACATCGAGAACTGGTCGCTGCTGCTCGATCTCTACATCGTGGTCATGACGCCGATCTCCCTGTTTGCCAAGAACGAGAACGCCTATTGAGCGTCACCGCCCCCTTCGATGCCGCCTATGTCGGATCGAAAGAGGCCGGCCAGGCCTTCGTGCGCAAAAAGGCGCAGCGCCTTCTCGATATTCTCGTGGCGATGTGGATCTTTTCCGGCGGCATCGTCCTTTTCGAGCCGTCGCCCTATGAGCTGATGTTCGTCCTGGTGCTGCCCGTCGCAATCATGGCGGGCCTCGGCCTCTACCGGTCGACCCTGGGGCTCCTGGCCATCATCCTCGCGTTCACGCCCTTTGCCGTGATCGCGGTTTTCCAGGTCCAGTTTACCCCGATCAGCGACGCATTGATCTTCACCCTGGTGACGATCTTCCTGCTCATCACCTCCTATTTCGCCGCCAATTACGTGGCCGAGGACACGACGCGGCGCATGCGGCTGATCATGGGGGCCTATACCGCGATCGCCGTCCTCCTCGCCATCATCGGCACGCTGGCCTATCTCCGGCTCATGCCCGGCGCCGATTTCTTCCTGCGCTATGGCCGCGCCAAGGCGACGTTCAAGGACCCCAACGTCTTCGCGCCCTTCCTCATCCTGCCCGCCATGTTCGCCCTGCAGCGCGTCCTGCTGCTGCGCGGCTGGCCGGCGATCATCGCCGGCGGCATCTATCTCATCCTCTTCGTCGGCGTCTTCGTCAGTTTCTCGCGCGCGGCCTGGGGACATTTTGCGGCGTCATCGATGATCACGCTCTTCCTCGTCTTCCTGCTCGAGGCCGGTGCGCGCGACAAGGTGCGCATCATGATGATGTCGATGGTGGGCGCCGCCATGCTGGTCGTCGCGCTGGGGGGCCTGTTGTCCATTCCCTCGGTCTACAAGCTGTTCGAAACCCGTTTCGCCACCCAGAGCTACGACACCGGCGAAACCGGCCGCTTCGGACGCCAGGGCTATGCGTTCGAGCTGGCGCTCGATCACCCCTGGGGACTGGGACCAGGCGAATTCCGCAATTTGCGCATCATCGAGGAGCCCCACAATGTCTATGTGTCCGTGCTCCATAATTATGGCTGGGGCGGGGGAATCTTGTTCATTGGCCTGATCGGCGTGACGCTCTGGAAGGGTCTTGGCACGCTCCTGCGCCCCTCCCCCTACCGGCTCCTCGCCATTCCCCTCATGGCCACATTTTCAATGCTGGCCGCCGAATCCGCCATCATCGATTCCGATCACTGGCGGCATTTGTTCCTGCTGATCGGCTTGGTCTGGGGCGTCGCCAGCGCCATCGACAACGACCCCCGCCTCACCGCCTCCCGCGAAGAAGTGCTGGTTTAGGGTCTCGTCCGAGGCGCAAAACCCTCCCCTCCATCGCCCCTCCGGGGAGAGGGTTGGGGTGATGGGGGCAGGCCTCTCGGCAAGAACTTTGCTTACCCCCAGATCGGCCCGGCCATAAACCGCTCGGCCAGATCTGCGCTTCCGGTTGCATAGCCATCCATATGGGTCTGGGCCAGATTGGTCTCGGCATGCGAGCCGATCCAGGCTAGCAGCGCCATGCGCCGCAGCATGACCATGGCGTCGAGCATGGCGATATCCCTGGCGTTCAGAGCCCGCACACTCGTATAGCCCTCGATCCACGCCGCCTTGAGCGCTGGGATATTGGCCTGGGTCTCGTGGAACGAGATCGCCGCGGCAAAGTCGTAGGCGAACCAGCAGAAGCCGCTGTCGTCGAAATCGATCAGGCTGACATGCTCGCCATCGACCAGGAGATTGCCCAGCCGCATATCGGCATGGATCAGCCCATAGCGATCCGGCCCGGTGCCGTAATCGGAGAGGCGTTGCGCAAGCGCCACGCAGAGCCGGTCGAGCACCTCGCGCACGCGATGGTCCACCCCGGGCGCCAAACGCCAGTCGCCCCACAGTCCATCGGCATCGAGAATCGAAGCCGCGTTCCACACCTGCCGCTCGAAACCGGCGGGCGGCGTCCACTCCATGACGTGAAGGTGCATGCGCGCGGCGTAGACCCCCAGCGTCCGGAAGAGCGGCACAAGGTCTTCGTCGGGTCCCGGCTCGCGCCCCGGAATGAAGCGAAACAATACGCCCCGGCGGCTTTCACCGGAGCGGGTGACGAAATGCTGGAGGAGCTTGCCATCGCCGCCGGGCAGCGGTTCGGAAATCGGCAGATCGGTGTCGCGGCTTAGGGCGGCGAGCCAGGCCAGTTCGCTGTTGATCGAAATCTCGGTCTGATATTCGGGCCGATGGACGCGCAGCATAAAGGGCTCGCCGGCTGCGGTGTCGATGCGAAAGGTCTGGTTTTCGGAGTGATTGACGAGATGGGCGTCGCGAACGCGGCCCGCCAGTTGCGGCCACAAATCGAAGGCGGGTTCGATGTCGCTTTCCGTCAGCGCCATTTGTCCCCCAGTCGTGCCGACTGGTGACGCCGGACTTGCCGCCAATATTTTGGAAAATGGTCGGAGCGGCCGGATTTGAACCGACGACCCTTTGTCCCCCAGACAAATGCGCTACCAGGCTGCGCTACGCCCCGACTGCGCGGAGACATAGTCAGTCGCGCCGGGTGAGGCAAGCCCCATTTTCATCGCTGAAGCCAGATCGCGAGAATTTCACAGCTTTTGTCATTCGATGGCCATTGCACCTTCCCTTACTCACTGGCGCTGGCAATGGCCTCCCCGGATGTCGTGAAATCGTCGATACGTCCGGGCAGTGCGTCATAAAAGGCCGCAAGGCGCGGGTCGACCGCCGCCGAGAGTGCCCGGCAGTTCGCAATCCTGCCGGCGCTCGCCTGCCCTGAGAGCAATTCCACCACCAGCGCATCGTGCGCCTCGGAGAGGAGGAGAAACGCCGTGCTCTGCTCGACCTTCTCGTCCCCGACAAGGATCAGAATCGCCTCCCGGCCGCTCATGCCCTTGAGTTCGATCCGCCCGGCATCGAGAAAGGCGAGCTCGCGCGCCGCTGCGGCCGTGGCCGCGCTCACGATCAATTCGTGCCCCACCGCCTTGCACATGCTTTCGAGCCTTGAGGCGACATTGACCGTGTCCCCGACGCAGGAATAATCGAACCGTTCTTCGAACCCCATATTGCCGACAAGCGCCGGTCCGGTGGCGATGCCAATGCCGATGCGGATGGTCTCGCTGCCCTCCGAGTTGAGCTTTTCGAGCGCATCGCGCATGTCGAGCGCCGCCCGGCAGGCCAGAAGCGCATGCCGCTCGGTGCGCACGGGGGCGTTCCAGAACGCCATCACCGCATCGCCCATGAA encodes:
- a CDS encoding DUF2842 domain-containing protein; translated protein: MTQRNRKLIGAFLVVGSIAAWSVLATSIYLALPEGLPGLVLIIYFIIAGMGWLFPAMALVRWMARPDDTARID
- a CDS encoding polysaccharide deacetylase family protein, producing MSLKYAVIRAAFEAMWLARLPQFSRALSASRGVILTLHRVLPEKPAAFSPNAILQVEPEFLDYIIERIRALDMDIVSLDEAMERLEATVPGRKFVVLTFDDAYRDNLVHALPILRRHEAPFTLYVPTAFVDGVGQLWWQAIEDIIARQDAIAFSEDGETDYVETRSAAQKTEAFDRLYWRMRKLPEAERRDLLAEFAENYGYDLDRQCRDLIMDWDALGVFARDPLCTIGAHTVHHYELAKLPPQEARQEMALSADILQAQLGKRPEHFSYPLGGPLSCGPREFALAAELGFRTAVTTRPGGLYQHHLQSRTALPRISLNGLFQKRRYVDIFASGGLFTQMGRLMG
- a CDS encoding GumC family protein; amino-acid sequence: MTLDAPTLRDARIDIAAVMGALARKLPRIILITLGLLVATFVVLMFMPKLYESSASILVEPRSNAFARASNELAPTAGGADTGVVSSQIELLKSRDTLLRVIDELDLRSKPEFNGSQSGFSPMGVLMQLIGRSNRPVSIDETVLNTLYDRMTVVQERDSRIITVLLRSTDPQLAADIANAVARAHVVRRAQLSLSDTADASGWLNEEIARLRISVEQAETAVAQFKVDNDLYVGANNTSLLDQQLTTISAQIATAQERRNAAVGRAAMIRELLARGQPIDGVTDVRSSVVIQQLSQEKARLQGERAQRSATLLPNHPTIRAIDSQLRELEAQIRQEGTRVAETLEAEGRVEGNLETTLGADLDRLKQTASTATRDTVALDGLEREAKAQRDLLEAYLLRYNEASSRVDANSTLPDVRVVTEAAPSVVPASPKTALILAAVGLVALAGQVGGVIFGELMSGRALRPVQLFDPTPSEPRARRSEPAKERDDVEAEAGAEEAPKTPDVQPGPATLLSRDGSEVADIASSDTRALFKELSERRERAAPPEVENSPPPATPRPVPGLVRYADLAADLVLGRTHLLLLADYGRDFPSERLARELINDALSKGLSVALVDAGSGRIGPVPGLSDLSAGGVSFGDVVQKSASSSFAEIAWGQGDAIDRSSARPITLVEALGDIYEVVVVLTGRIAGRSSLPLFADLGGRVVLVATSFEETDEANDIRRQLLDAGLPKVEIAALADLVAA
- a CDS encoding polysaccharide biosynthesis/export family protein, coding for MRWLPFLALTLLMPLAACSTTSTLPSTYLVDTKGAYTLDTGDVVRVSVYGDAELTNTYRINDSGAIAFPLVGSVQVRGQTTGVAASRIAGALANGFMRNPNVAVEVAEYRPFFIQGEVRTSGQFPYVYGMTARSAISTAGGFNETADRTKVTVYRRQGSEMVKGNVELDFPLSPGDTIVVNERWF
- a CDS encoding glycosyltransferase; amino-acid sequence: MGDPQRGKLRILQIMRAPVGGLFRHVADLTRALDGMGHEVGLVVDSLAGDAQTDTRLAALAPHAKLGVHRLPMPRVLGGGDLTTPLAVRRLARKLDIHILHGHGAKGGFYARLARIGNSRARALYTPHGGVLHFSAQSTSGRLFHRLERWLMPQTAAIIFESAFARTTYSRLIGPPTCPVAVIHNGLSPDEFVPVETAPDADDFVFVGELRELKGIFPLVEAMTGVTRPDGSPATLVMAGDGPDRATLAARLAELGLAPRVKLVGAQPARPMFARGKIVVVPSLAESLPYIVLEAAAAQKPVIATNVGGIPEIFAGETDGLLPPGDAQALARAMQEALDAPHPAHERMMRRLARIETHFAVGPMATAIEVLYRAALAQS
- a CDS encoding undecaprenyl-phosphate glucose phosphotransferase: MFRVDPKQAITGHASREANPDTPLSPPAEDIIARPVERTYSGNVISGVAQVVEAALLIALGLGIQAAYVPPGEETLYAILIIGAALLTNIGLNALRSHRVPAYRQIIGQVGRVLAVWASVVVILTAVIFFLKAGEMVSRVWLMTWFVAGAALLICYRLLLRTLVQRWTHQGRLKRRTVIVGGGKDAEVLIEQINAGADKDINLLGLFDDRIDERSPDEVAGYHKLGKVSSLIEFARRTPVDLVIVSMPLSAEKRVLDMLTQLWVLPVDIRLSAHMSKLKFTDKAYSYIGGVAVLDMADRPISDWNLVFKWVFDKVVAITALTLLSPVMIAAAIAIKLESKGPVFFVQKRHGFNNQLINIYKFRSMRTDMLDASAAKLVTRDDPRVTRVGKFIRKTSIDELPQLFNVLKGELSIVGPRPHALQAKADNQLYYDAVEGYFARHRVKPGMTGWAQINGWRGETDTIDKIMQRVNHDLYYIENWSLLLDLYIVVMTPISLFAKNENAY
- a CDS encoding O-antigen ligase family protein, whose amino-acid sequence is MSVTAPFDAAYVGSKEAGQAFVRKKAQRLLDILVAMWIFSGGIVLFEPSPYELMFVLVLPVAIMAGLGLYRSTLGLLAIILAFTPFAVIAVFQVQFTPISDALIFTLVTIFLLITSYFAANYVAEDTTRRMRLIMGAYTAIAVLLAIIGTLAYLRLMPGADFFLRYGRAKATFKDPNVFAPFLILPAMFALQRVLLLRGWPAIIAGGIYLILFVGVFVSFSRAAWGHFAASSMITLFLVFLLEAGARDKVRIMMMSMVGAAMLVVALGGLLSIPSVYKLFETRFATQSYDTGETGRFGRQGYAFELALDHPWGLGPGEFRNLRIIEEPHNVYVSVLHNYGWGGGILFIGLIGVTLWKGLGTLLRPSPYRLLAIPLMATFSMLAAESAIIDSDHWRHLFLLIGLVWGVASAIDNDPRLTASREEVLV
- a CDS encoding phosphotransferase; translated protein: MALTESDIEPAFDLWPQLAGRVRDAHLVNHSENQTFRIDTAAGEPFMLRVHRPEYQTEISINSELAWLAALSRDTDLPISEPLPGGDGKLLQHFVTRSGESRRGVLFRFIPGREPGPDEDLVPLFRTLGVYAARMHLHVMEWTPPAGFERQVWNAASILDADGLWGDWRLAPGVDHRVREVLDRLCVALAQRLSDYGTGPDRYGLIHADMRLGNLLVDGEHVSLIDFDDSGFCWFAYDFAAAISFHETQANIPALKAAWIEGYTSVRALNARDIAMLDAMVMLRRMALLAWIGSHAETNLAQTHMDGYATGSADLAERFMAGPIWG